The following coding sequences are from one Natrarchaeobaculum sulfurireducens window:
- a CDS encoding sensor histidine kinase encodes MTLDAVPVVDRVTDAFFALDTDFRFTYLNDRAEDLLERSRGRLIGRVMWDEFPQTVETQFPDGFYRAMDEQVPVSFEIYHTPLETWFETRAYPSESGLSVFMRDITDRKRQETSLAQHAAVVEAIYDGIFTLDRNRSIVTVNDALAAYLGVDQDDLVGEHVEIVTQRAAIDDGDAVDLGRAITDVDIGTADNRTLEIPFTDADGVDRMGEFRVVPIEDHTATVAVVVRDVTDRHEYERVAASLHEVTRWLLESDDPEEICAIAVHAGSDLLGLTISGIWLLDTEYGYLDPVAGTAGAYEEFGGLPRIHTGDGLVWEAFEAGDVKRYDDLEEVDGLYNPDTPIRSEVIAPIGTHGVLMTGSLDPHRFDETDVELVSTLVENTRAALDRANRERVLRNRTAELERQTERLEGIASVLSNDLQRQLEDVAAAVSESGGDDGDAGWEFPLAEQSVETTLERAEGLVDDVQEFARNATSVRTRSRVHLEEAIEEAVGTSRLADEAVTVDRAATLRADSERFINLLETAFDDIAARAGDDVTVCVELIGVDDDRPRGFLLWDDAAEPPADPHSRPIDPTTDDEGAISGLGLTLVRAIAEAHDWSFVIVDDDGVGTRIEIRDVTTLEPVENV; translated from the coding sequence GTGACGCTGGACGCTGTTCCCGTCGTCGACCGGGTTACGGACGCCTTTTTCGCCCTCGATACGGACTTTCGCTTTACGTACCTCAACGACCGTGCCGAGGACTTACTCGAGCGCTCCCGTGGCCGATTGATCGGCCGAGTCATGTGGGACGAGTTCCCCCAGACGGTCGAGACACAGTTTCCGGACGGCTTTTATCGGGCGATGGACGAACAGGTGCCCGTCTCGTTCGAGATCTACCACACGCCGCTCGAGACCTGGTTCGAGACCCGGGCGTATCCCTCCGAATCCGGGCTCTCGGTGTTCATGCGTGACATTACGGATCGAAAGCGCCAGGAGACGTCGCTGGCCCAACACGCCGCGGTCGTCGAGGCGATCTACGACGGCATCTTCACGCTCGATCGCAATCGGAGCATCGTCACCGTCAACGACGCGCTCGCGGCCTACCTCGGCGTCGACCAGGACGACCTCGTCGGCGAACACGTCGAGATCGTCACCCAGCGGGCCGCGATTGACGATGGCGACGCCGTCGACCTCGGTCGAGCCATCACCGATGTCGACATCGGCACCGCCGACAACCGGACCCTCGAGATTCCGTTTACCGACGCCGACGGGGTCGACCGCATGGGCGAGTTCCGCGTCGTCCCCATCGAAGACCATACGGCGACGGTCGCCGTCGTCGTCCGCGACGTCACCGATCGCCACGAGTACGAACGCGTCGCCGCCTCGCTTCACGAGGTCACGCGGTGGCTGCTCGAGTCCGACGATCCCGAGGAGATCTGTGCGATCGCTGTCCACGCGGGCAGTGACCTCCTCGGACTCACCATCAGTGGCATCTGGTTGCTCGATACCGAGTACGGCTACCTGGATCCCGTCGCGGGCACTGCCGGAGCCTACGAGGAGTTCGGTGGTCTCCCACGAATACACACGGGTGATGGGCTCGTCTGGGAGGCGTTCGAGGCTGGCGACGTCAAGCGATACGACGATCTCGAGGAAGTCGATGGCCTCTACAACCCAGATACGCCGATTCGATCTGAGGTTATCGCGCCGATCGGCACCCACGGCGTGCTCATGACCGGCTCGCTCGACCCCCACCGGTTCGACGAGACCGACGTCGAACTCGTCTCGACACTGGTCGAGAACACCCGTGCCGCACTCGATCGGGCGAACCGAGAGCGCGTCCTCCGGAACCGGACCGCCGAACTCGAGCGTCAGACCGAGCGACTCGAGGGAATCGCGAGCGTGCTCTCGAACGACCTCCAGCGCCAACTCGAGGACGTCGCCGCTGCAGTCAGCGAGAGCGGTGGTGACGATGGCGACGCTGGCTGGGAGTTCCCTCTCGCCGAGCAGTCCGTCGAGACGACCCTCGAGCGGGCTGAGGGCCTCGTCGACGACGTTCAGGAGTTCGCTCGCAACGCCACGTCGGTCCGAACGCGAAGCCGCGTCCACCTCGAGGAGGCGATCGAGGAGGCCGTTGGGACCTCTCGACTCGCTGACGAGGCCGTCACCGTCGACCGGGCTGCGACACTCCGAGCCGACTCCGAGCGATTCATCAACCTTCTCGAGACCGCTTTCGATGACATCGCTGCGCGGGCGGGTGACGACGTCACCGTCTGTGTCGAGCTGATCGGCGTCGACGACGACCGGCCCCGGGGCTTTCTCCTGTGGGACGATGCGGCCGAGCCACCGGCCGATCCCCACAGTCGACCGATCGATCCGACGACCGACGACGAAGGTGCGATCAGCGGCCTCGGGCTCACGCTTGTCCGCGCAATCGCCGAAGCCCACGACTGGTCGTTCGTGATCGTCGACGACGACGGCGTCGGCACCCGAATCGAGATCCGCGACGTGACGACGCTCGAGCCCGTAGAAAACGTCTAA
- a CDS encoding amidase, whose protein sequence is MVSVTTLSARELAAAIRSGETSAVTVVDAILERIESADDLNAFITVTDESAREAAREADRAAAGGETLGPLHGVPVAIKDLRDRKSGVRNTLGLAALSDNVAETDSVVVERLEAAGAVIVGTTNTPALGHTIKTDNRLVGATATPFDLERSAGGSSGGSAAAVAAGLASLATGSDIGGSLRVPASCCNVVGLKPTLGRVPSNSRLDAFDTHTPFMVGGPIARTADDIALTLEVLAGVDHRDPYSVPTGDEDFLVALDRPTDQLSIAYSPDLDLLPVDPAVRDTVADAVDDLEAAGATVRDVDVALPDSDELREAYYAQVGSYFAAVAARVESHYGVDLETADVEPTVTSTVALAQGFDGLEERLANGPRTDAYDAIEAAIGDADVLVTPTLTVPPYGKHLRDRYPTEIDGESVDGLPTDAMLTWVFNLTGHPAASVPAGVTDDGLPVGLQVVGRRYAEADVLATTAALERVRPWAHRYPDC, encoded by the coding sequence ATGGTGTCTGTTACCACGCTGTCGGCTCGAGAGCTGGCGGCAGCGATTCGTTCGGGCGAGACGTCTGCTGTGACCGTCGTCGACGCGATCCTCGAGCGAATCGAGAGTGCCGACGATCTGAACGCCTTCATTACGGTTACCGACGAGTCGGCCCGGGAGGCTGCTCGCGAGGCTGACCGCGCGGCGGCTGGTGGCGAGACCCTCGGGCCGCTTCACGGCGTCCCGGTCGCGATCAAGGACCTCCGGGACCGAAAGTCCGGCGTCCGAAACACCCTCGGGCTCGCAGCGCTCTCCGACAACGTCGCCGAGACGGACTCGGTCGTCGTCGAACGGCTCGAGGCGGCTGGTGCAGTGATCGTCGGCACGACCAACACGCCAGCGCTCGGCCACACGATCAAGACCGACAACAGACTCGTCGGAGCGACGGCAACGCCGTTCGATCTCGAGCGGTCCGCTGGTGGTTCGTCCGGCGGTTCGGCGGCTGCGGTCGCCGCTGGCCTGGCGTCCCTCGCAACCGGCTCCGACATTGGCGGCTCGCTTCGCGTGCCAGCGTCGTGTTGTAACGTCGTCGGCCTGAAACCGACGCTCGGCCGCGTGCCATCGAACTCCCGACTCGACGCGTTCGACACCCATACGCCGTTTATGGTCGGCGGCCCAATCGCGCGCACTGCCGACGACATCGCGCTGACACTCGAGGTGTTGGCTGGCGTCGACCACCGCGATCCGTACAGCGTTCCGACCGGTGACGAGGACTTCCTCGTGGCACTCGATCGTCCCACCGATCAGCTCTCGATTGCGTACAGCCCTGACCTCGATCTCCTGCCGGTCGACCCAGCCGTCCGAGACACCGTCGCGGACGCCGTCGACGATCTCGAGGCTGCTGGTGCGACGGTTCGCGACGTCGACGTGGCGCTACCCGACTCCGACGAACTCCGGGAGGCGTACTATGCTCAGGTCGGGAGCTACTTTGCGGCGGTCGCTGCCCGAGTCGAATCTCACTACGGAGTCGACCTCGAGACGGCTGACGTCGAGCCGACCGTCACCTCCACGGTCGCGCTTGCCCAGGGGTTCGACGGGCTCGAGGAACGACTGGCTAACGGGCCGCGAACCGACGCGTACGACGCCATCGAGGCCGCGATCGGCGACGCGGACGTGCTCGTGACGCCGACGCTGACCGTCCCGCCGTACGGCAAACACCTCCGGGACCGCTATCCGACCGAGATCGACGGCGAGTCGGTCGACGGCCTCCCCACCGACGCCATGCTCACGTGGGTGTTCAACTTGACCGGCCATCCCGCCGCGTCGGTCCCTGCCGGGGTCACCGACGACGGCCTTCCCGTTGGTCTCCAGGTCGTCGGTCGCCGGTACGCCGAGGCCGATGTACTGGCGACCACGGCGGCACTCGAGCGGGTGCGTCCCTGGGCGCACCGATATCCCGATTGTTGA
- a CDS encoding GNAT family N-acetyltransferase: protein MVEYRPIQDDREVFHEYRSYAFRPEEGPQAYDPDEHDTPRALLGARRGIFTDDANDRPRCVCRHYWLEARVRGEDHPTGGMASVATPPEYRRQGHVGRLLEGSLAEYRERGVRFAVLWPFNYAFYRQFGWKTANRLASYECAPEVFAFAREHVDHDASQFRRLAADEHTELEEVYERHRDRYAMAFRRDERWWRRRVFGGHDVDPFVYAYERDDEVQGYLVYSFDDETDDETRRGRTMTVSELAYADREASLALLSFVADHESQAERVHLEVPDAFPLLETVPAPDRVETSIEIGAMVRVVDVVETLSALSYPNVDGSITIAVDDPLAAWNQGSFELTVDDGIGTCERLGDETDADVTLEVGSLSQLIVGYRSARDLERTDDLAVADDCTLETLEGLFPETDVYLGEHF from the coding sequence ATGGTCGAGTACCGCCCGATCCAGGACGATCGCGAGGTGTTTCACGAGTATCGCAGTTACGCGTTCAGGCCGGAAGAGGGGCCCCAGGCGTACGATCCCGACGAACACGACACGCCGCGAGCGCTCCTCGGCGCTCGACGCGGCATCTTCACCGACGATGCCAACGACCGTCCGCGGTGTGTCTGTCGACACTACTGGCTCGAGGCTCGGGTTCGCGGGGAGGACCACCCGACCGGTGGCATGGCGTCAGTCGCGACCCCGCCGGAGTACCGTCGCCAGGGTCACGTCGGTCGGCTCCTCGAGGGGTCACTCGCGGAGTATCGCGAGCGCGGCGTTCGGTTTGCCGTCCTCTGGCCGTTCAACTACGCCTTCTACCGGCAGTTCGGCTGGAAGACGGCGAATCGCCTCGCGAGCTACGAGTGTGCGCCCGAGGTCTTCGCGTTCGCCCGTGAACACGTCGATCACGATGCAAGTCAGTTTCGCCGACTCGCAGCCGACGAACACACCGAACTCGAGGAGGTCTACGAACGCCACCGTGATCGGTACGCGATGGCGTTCCGGCGCGACGAACGGTGGTGGCGACGACGCGTCTTCGGGGGCCACGACGTCGATCCGTTCGTCTACGCCTACGAGCGCGACGACGAGGTACAGGGATATCTCGTCTACAGCTTCGACGACGAGACGGACGACGAAACGAGACGCGGGCGAACGATGACCGTCTCCGAACTGGCCTACGCCGACCGCGAGGCGTCGCTCGCGTTGTTATCGTTCGTCGCCGACCACGAGTCACAGGCCGAACGCGTCCACCTGGAGGTACCGGACGCGTTCCCGCTGCTCGAGACCGTCCCGGCACCCGATCGGGTCGAGACGAGCATCGAGATCGGGGCGATGGTCCGCGTGGTCGACGTCGTCGAGACACTGTCGGCGCTGTCGTACCCAAACGTCGACGGGTCGATCACGATTGCCGTCGACGACCCCCTTGCCGCCTGGAATCAGGGGAGCTTCGAGCTGACGGTCGACGATGGGATCGGAACCTGTGAACGACTCGGGGACGAAACCGACGCGGACGTGACACTCGAAGTCGGCTCGCTCTCGCAACTGATCGTCGGCTATCGATCTGCACGCGATCTCGAGCGAACGGACGATCTGGCGGTCGCCGATGATTGCACGCTCGAGACGCTCGAAGGACTGTTCCCCGAGACCGACGTCTACCTCGGCGAGCACTTCTGA
- a CDS encoding pyridoxal phosphate-dependent aminotransferase translates to MTFELAERVQTVPPSGIRRFFEIAEERDDVISLGVGEPDFSTPWTARDAAIASLEQGKTSYTANRGKRELREAIADYAADRFALGYGPAEEIIVTAGASEAVDLAFRAFVDPGDTVAIAQPSYISYEPGVIFAGGEPLAVPTREEDEFRLTVDALETAGAADAEMLVLCYPNNPTGAIMREEDLEPIAEFAREHDLIVLSDEIYAELTYEGEHTSIATLPGMRERTIVFNGFSKAHAMTGLRLGYALGPADAIGAMNKIHQYTMLSAPTTAQYAALEALDSCDDEVREMIDQYDRRRRFVLSRFREIGMNVFEAKGAFYCFPEVPEGFTAEEFAEDVLREQGVAVVPGDVFGAGGDGHLRVSYATGLPELREAMNRIEAFVDEHA, encoded by the coding sequence ATGACGTTCGAACTCGCAGAGAGAGTCCAAACGGTTCCGCCGTCGGGCATCCGGCGGTTTTTCGAGATCGCCGAAGAACGCGACGACGTCATCTCGCTGGGCGTCGGCGAACCCGACTTCTCGACGCCCTGGACGGCCCGCGACGCTGCCATCGCCTCGCTCGAGCAGGGAAAGACCTCCTATACGGCCAATCGAGGAAAACGCGAACTCCGAGAGGCGATCGCCGACTACGCCGCCGACCGGTTCGCGCTGGGCTACGGCCCCGCCGAGGAGATCATCGTCACCGCTGGCGCGAGCGAGGCCGTCGACCTCGCGTTCCGGGCGTTCGTCGATCCCGGCGATACGGTCGCGATTGCCCAGCCGTCGTACATCTCCTACGAGCCGGGGGTCATCTTCGCCGGCGGCGAACCGCTCGCGGTCCCGACGCGAGAGGAAGACGAGTTCCGACTCACCGTCGACGCACTCGAGACCGCGGGCGCGGCCGACGCCGAGATGCTCGTACTCTGTTACCCGAACAACCCGACGGGCGCGATCATGCGGGAAGAAGACTTAGAACCGATCGCCGAGTTCGCCCGTGAACACGACCTGATCGTCCTCTCGGATGAGATCTACGCCGAACTCACCTACGAGGGCGAGCACACCTCGATCGCGACGCTGCCGGGAATGCGCGAGCGCACGATCGTCTTCAACGGCTTCTCGAAAGCCCACGCAATGACTGGACTCCGACTCGGGTACGCACTCGGGCCGGCCGACGCCATCGGGGCGATGAACAAGATCCACCAGTATACCATGCTCTCAGCGCCGACGACGGCACAGTACGCCGCCCTCGAGGCGCTCGACTCCTGTGACGACGAGGTTCGGGAGATGATCGACCAGTACGATCGCCGTCGGCGGTTCGTTCTCTCGCGCTTTCGCGAGATCGGCATGAACGTCTTCGAGGCCAAAGGTGCGTTCTACTGCTTCCCGGAGGTGCCCGAAGGGTTCACTGCTGAGGAGTTCGCCGAAGACGTGTTGCGCGAACAGGGCGTCGCTGTCGTTCCCGGCGACGTTTTCGGTGCGGGCGGCGACGGACACCTCCGGGTGTCGTACGCGACGGGCCTGCCCGAACTGCGCGAAGCGATGAACCGGATCGAGGCGTTCGTCGACGAACACGCCTGA
- a CDS encoding Lrp/AsnC family transcriptional regulator, with protein sequence MSEREVLELLRENARYSTADIARMTDLEETEVEAVIEELESAGVVRGYKAVVDWDKLEDETVRAEVELNVELDRETGYGDIAERLARFPQVKALRLVSGDYDFDMEVEGDSIREVSMFVSEKVAPVPEITQTVTHYVMTSYKEQGIELGDGDEDDRLSFSP encoded by the coding sequence ATGAGTGAACGCGAGGTGCTCGAGTTACTCCGGGAGAACGCGCGCTACTCCACGGCCGACATCGCGCGAATGACCGATCTCGAGGAGACCGAAGTCGAGGCGGTGATCGAGGAACTCGAGAGCGCAGGCGTCGTCCGCGGCTACAAGGCGGTCGTCGACTGGGACAAACTCGAGGACGAGACGGTCCGCGCTGAAGTCGAGTTGAACGTCGAACTCGATCGCGAGACGGGCTATGGCGACATCGCAGAGCGCCTCGCACGATTCCCGCAGGTCAAAGCCCTGCGGCTCGTCAGTGGCGACTACGATTTTGACATGGAGGTCGAGGGCGACTCGATCCGTGAGGTGTCGATGTTCGTCAGCGAAAAGGTCGCACCCGTTCCCGAGATCACCCAGACGGTCACCCACTACGTGATGACCTCGTACAAAGAACAGGGGATCGAACTCGGCGACGGCGACGAGGACGACCGCCTCTCGTTCTCGCCGTGA